The region ActtctgcagttttattttttagtcaTAGAAGGATTTATTTTTGAGCATCTCCATTCAAAAAGCTGCCTGTGTCTTTGTGTAGACTGTTACGGACAATGCTGAAGATCCATCCCCTTGATTACTGAAACAATGGAATTCGCCTCTACAAGTAATATAAGTTTGCTGTGTTGATACACTAGCCACATAATTAAAACTAGAACTCAAATATAAAGTGGTGGTCTTGGGTTTCTATCAAATATCGAAAATATTTTCTATACTAAATGCAATTTGAAGTAGACCCTTTTTGGCTTGAAATTAGTCAGATTTAGTTATTTTATTAGCTTGGCATTTAGTAGTCTCGCGATACACAAGATGAGAATAATGACCTTGAGCAACATGGTCTCTTAAAAGAAATTGGTTGCAGGGGGTTTTAAAATTAGATAAAAGGTTTTGCATTTGCATTCAGCATAgtaaaatgatcatttcttgtCATTTCAATTACTTTGATGAAATTTTTATTGAGCCTTTAGCTGTTCCACAATTTTAAACTCTTAATCAGGCAATCTGCTGTAGTCTTCCTGAAGCTAAGAGCTCCAAACCATTTGAATCGGCTATTGCTGTTTCCTGTATTGTACCTCATGCTACCAGCTAGCACTTTGCTATTTTCTGAATGTTGTTTCCTCCCCCCAGACGCATCCTGACTTCCCCAAGAAGCCCCTGACACCTTACTTCCGCTTCTTCATGGAGAAACGGGCCAAATATGCCAAGATTCACCCCGAGATGAGCAACCTGGACCTCACAAAAATCCTGTCGAAGAAGTACAAGGAGCTGCCCGAGAAGAAGAAGGTGACCCTGAGACCCCCGAGCCTCTCCCAGTAACCTGGCTTGGGGCTGTAGCTGTGTGGAGGGGGCCTGCATGCTGTTGCTCTAGTCCTTTCCACAGTCTGCCATGGTTAGCCTGGTTCAGGGCATTTGATTTATCACTTCATGTCTTAGACCTTGAACATCGTTCCTCGTGGTGATGACGTGTGTTTTATAGTGTGGTGCCTGTGCACTGTGCTACATCTCACCTCTTTGTGTGTAGAAGGCAATGTGTACCCCAATGTACCCCAATGGTCTTCAATGTACCTTAGAGTATTTCACATTGACCATGTCATTTCACATTGACACCCTTCTGTTTAACACCTAAACTCCTAAAATATGTCATTACCTGGACGTCCCGTAGAATACTCTGTGCTTGAGCGTATAATGTTCTGCTGTTCCAGAAATATTCAACCTTGCAGTAGATCTGCAGGCAGTGTTGTGTTGTTGCCCAAACGCAGGGGCCCCACCTGTTTTTACCTGTTTCCTTGTGACAGGGGAAGGTACAACCGAATTAGGTTTGTTTTATCCAGTCTGACATCCCCAGTAATATACTCTTTAATCCCATTAACATCACGCCATATGGCTTTTAAATAACCACTAATTGAATCCAGGGTCATAGTGACCCAGAGCCTTTCCTGGGAGGCATTGAGAGCAAGGCGGAATACACCATGgagaggatgccagtccatcacagacacaaacacacacacccacaaccatgaccaattttcccagaatccagttAACCCAGCTGTATATCTCTGGATAATGTAAGGAAACCGTAGCACTGGAGAAAATCCATGCAAACACGGGAATAACGCAAACGCTGCatagatagcatcccaggtaatgaacccagggctccataGCTGCTAGGGAGCAATGCTAACACCTGCTCTGCCCTGCCTCTCACCCCCATTAAGGTAAggtcactttattagccacatacaatttcttgcattaggaatttgtcttttaacataccccagcttgctctccatgagacacacaggcacacagacggggaaaaagaagcctggggtcagagcgcagggtcagccatttatatggtgcccctggagcggttggggttaagggccttgctcaggggcccaacggagtaggattcctctgccggctgtgggatttgaaccggcagccttccagccacaggtgtagatccttagccacagtgccactgctctgccccattgttttaattttcctgttggCCTATAAACAGCATCATAAATCGCAATTCCTGCACATGGACTAATTGTTTGTCCTTGCTCACAGCTGAAGTACATGCAGGACttccaggaggagaaggaaTCATTTAAGAAGAACATGGCTCGGTTCAAGTAAGTGGCTTTGTTTTGTTAGTGGTCTTTCTGCTCTTGAAATGTCAAACAGACAACAGTTCAGATTAGCAGGCGTCATCTGAGTTTCCCCTTATTGCCTCTGCCTGTAAGTCACAGCTGTTAGATGGGGCCATACTGTTCATTTACCGAAAGtttatatttttgtgttatCCAAGTTGATATTGTAGAATTTCCAGTTTAATGTCTGAATGTTTTTAGCTTAAATCATGTTTCATAATAATGCAGACACAACCTTGGATTCTTCTCAAAAGTAATGTAATGTGTGTGTTTCTTGGACAGTTTGTAGTGTATAAGCACCTACTGTCCGTACTTTATCACCATACTTCTGTCACCAGTTTCAGATATACACAGGCACAATTCAGTGTAGGCTTTAATCCCCTTTCTCTTACGTGTGAGAGTCATGTTAAGATGTAAAGTTCTTACAAAGTCGAGTAAGTAAAGTAGATTTGTTGAATTATATACATTCTTTGTAATCAAAACCTTCAGGATGACATTGCCACACTCAGTTTTTTGGTGCGTGTTAATTCGAGTCAGTTACCTCTGTGTGGCTTTGTTAAAATTTTGAACACCTGGGCTCTATGTCTGTTTTCCAAGGAAGAACATTAAACAATCACACAGGTCTTTGTTCATGTTTCTGTTTCATGTGACCGCGTCCTTTCCAGGGAGGAGCatcctgacctcatccaggaGAGGAAGAAGTCGGACATCCCGGAAAAGCCCAAGACCCCCCAGCAGCTCTGGTACAACCATGAGAAGAAGACGTACATGAAGCTACACCCAGATGTGAGTGGCACTGTTTATGGGGAGGAGGTTGCGTTTGGCCACAGGGTGATGCAAGCACTTTGCTAGTAAGATCCTTACAAGGAAAAGTAGACTAAAAATGGGCTACGTGTGGAACCTTAAACGATGCATCACAGTACACAGCAAAATTAAAAGCTATGGAAAGAAATTGGAGTGCTTATTTTCTTGAGAACAGCAGGGATGGAGACATGATCCTTTACACAGCAGTTTGAGTCATGACGCCCAGTCGTTTAGAGCACAGCTCAGGAAGCTGATGTGGAGTTCGGCGTGAATGGAGGGGTAAACTGCTCTGAGTGTGGCCCCTTCTTCACTTCCTCCTCTTGCCTGTCGTCCTCTTCCAGGTGAGTCAGAAGGAGCTGAAGGAGGCCCTGCGCAGACAGTGGTCTCAGCTGTCTGACAAAAAGCGCCTCAAGTGGATCAGCAAGGCCCTGGAGTTACAGAAGGACTATGAGGTGAGGGGTCCAGGTGTTGAGAACGAGGAGACCAGGACATGGAGGAACGTCTGAGTACACTGGTTGTTCAGCAATCTGTGCTCTCTGGGGTTGACTGTTACAAATCATATTTGATTGCTTGTTTGTTGAGGTAAAATTATTCAAATTTAAAACGTCGTTACAGGTTTTAGCACACTCTCTATTTAACACAATTCTGCCCAAGACAGTCTGGTCCAGCTGCATTTGAGAGGCAGAACTGTGCTGTCTGACCTGCCCTGGTCAGTGGTCTGtaaaccctggtcctggaggcctCTCCATTCCAGTTTGTTTTAATCAATTAAGCAAGTAGTGTTTCAGTGAAGGGAAAACTAGTACTGAAGGATATTCTGATTTTTGTTCTACATGTTTATGTGCGTAAGTAAATTAACCAAGATCCACGCCCTAATCTATTAAGTAATCTATCACCCCTATAATCAATTAAGTAATCTAAATAACTTAACTGAACACACTATCTGTTTAACGTATCATAGGCAAATTGTTCTAGGCCTTGAGAAAATGAAGGCTGTTTATTGTAGCTGCTGGACTGCATCTCTCCAGGTCTCTACATTACAGTTCTGCCTCAGCCAGACTGCCCTGCTCAGCTACAGCTGGAAGAGGCCAATGGGAAACATGGTATAATTAGAACCTTGGTTTGGCAACAATAGAATTAACTATTATCAAACACGTATTGCAAACTGTTGCAGacaggaaaataatattttgcctTGAGCATCTGTGGGGCCTGGTACAGAGGTGGAATGGGGAAATATCAGATCAGTGGTAGCTGTGTGACTGTGCTGGCTCTCTCCGTGCAGGACAGAATGAAGGCCTACCTTGAGGCACACCCTGAATGTAACGCGGAGGAGCATGTCAAGTCAGTCCTTACAAAGGCAGAGCGCCAACTCAAGGACAAGTTTGATGGTCGGCCCACTAAACCGCCCCCGTACGTACACTGTCTCCTTGACCTCAGTCGTCCCAGCTCGCTGTGATGTTTTACAGAAGCAAAATTGAAGTCTGTAAAAGACTGAAGACTGAAGTTGTTTCTTGTTGtatttcactaccaaccaatttCACTGTATTATTTGAAGTTCTGTTTTTAACAAGCCCGGTCGGTGTATTTATGAATTTTCATCAAGACAtattccatttatttatttcaagaaCAATAGAAACGGTTACAACCAAGGGGTGACCATTCAGTCAATCTAGTCTGTTTGGCATGATGttctcctgctgtttcttgtaataatccagaaaagcagcttcaaaaacatactttctgttttttgtgcttttatttacatttctcaGCTTCTTTTTGATTCTTCTCTGTGTGTCCGAATTTTCAGTTTGACTCCTGCAGGTTCTAGGTTAATAACGCTATTATTTACGGCATTTCATtccataaaagtaaaatgtttttccaattctgttattattttgctgttgtgGATGTGTTTCTGTTTTAGTATCACTCCTGCTCCTGCTTTACTCTTTCACCCATTTGCTGTTCTTCACTGTCATCATTGCCTGTCTCACTGTTCACAAACACCAGCAAGCCCTTTAGTGTGGTCGTATAAAAGCTAcaaacccccccccaaaaaacaaaaagtgagcactgatgtttttttatttttttagtttggtGGTGTTGTTTAAAATTATGGATAAATTGAAAAACACTTTGTGATTCCTCCCTTCTAGGTTTGCTGATTCCTTATGTCATGAACTTCTTTAGACCTGAGGTGGAAGTCAATCAGGTGTCTGGTTCAGATTACTTGATAAAACAAGACTCCAAGACGGGAGCTTTGAGGCTCAGGTCTCAGAAGTTGTATTGAAACAGTGTGTTACTTTCTGAATTGCTTGTCTCTTGTGAATTGCTTTTGTAGTTCATGTATATCCCTCTTCCATGGTAAGATGGATAGCAATCCAAAACATGGTTCATGTTTAAAGAGTAAATTGATGGTTTTGTCCATATTGTCTGGCAATGTGCCCTTCACGGTTACTGCACACTCCCAGTGTGTTTCGGCAGAAAGCAGGAAGGACTGATTCTACCTGCTACCTGCAGGAATGGCTACTCCCTGTACTGCGCGGAGCTGATGGTCAATATGAAGGATGTCCCCAGCACAGAGCGCATGGTGTTGTGCAGCAAGCGGTGGAAAACGATGAGCCAGAGGGAGAAGGACATGTTCCAGAAGCGCTGCGAGCAGGTCAGCGGTTGCGGGCAGGGTGCTCTTGAAGTGGGATCTAGAAGATTGTAGAGTCTAGATCAACAGGTCTGGAGGTAGAACTGTTCTGATGGGTCTGTCCTGAACAGATCTTCTGTTATTTCAAGAGGCAGCATCAGGAATACATATATTACAGGTGTCATAGCTGCCCCTGTGAGTGACAGTTAAAATGGTGATTCCAGTTTATCTCAACAAAAATATTGCTTGTCATTTTGTTAATCTTGTGTTGTTCTTTTGttacatttcagaaaaagaagCAGTATGAGATCGACCTTCAGAGGTTTTTAGAGGTGTGTGATTTCTGATGGCACACTGCGTTCCCTGCATGTGTATCAGTAGTGTCTGGTTTCTTTACTGCTGGGCTACACAACTCCAGAGCTGGAGGGCTACAGTATCTTCAATTCTACGTCAGCTCTAATTCACTTAATTATTGGCTTAACATGACTAATTCAACACCTATCCCAGGTCTTCAGCTACTAAAGGTCTTAAGGCACTCCAGGACTGCAGTTGTGTAACCCTGGTCTGCAAGGTGGATGCTTTTCTAGTTAATTGCAGTGTGTATGTTGTTAAGCCATTGTTTCACATTCATGGTCTATGTGTGATGTGTGCTGTGTAAGCAGACATGTTTTCCTCATCTGTTTACAAATTGCACTGTGTTTAAGTACCAGGTTATCTTAAAAGAATATGGATAATTTTTGGGAAGGTGTTATAAAGCTTTAAAGGAGTAGATAGTAGAAGAAACAGCATTGGTGTTGTCCCAGCTGCTCACAGTGCTGGATGTAGTGTGGTGTGTGTCTGCGCAGTTGTGTTGTCTCAGCTGCTCACAGTGCTGGGTGTATTGTTTGTCTGCGCAGTCATGTTGTCCCAGAGGATCACAGTGCTGGCTGTAGTGTTGTGTGTTTCTGCACAGTTGTGTTGTCCCAGCTGCTCAAAGTGCTGGGTGTAGTGTGGTGTGTGTCTGCGCAGTCATGTTGTCCCAGCTGCTCAAAGTGCTGGGTGTAGTGTGGTGTGTGTCGGCGCAGTCATGTTGTCCCAGCTGCTCAAAGTGCTGGCTGTAGTGTGATGTGTGTCTGCGCAGTCATGTTGTCCCATTGGATCATAGTGGTGGCTGtagtattgtgtgtgtctgcgcaGTCATGTTGTCCCAGCTGCTCACAGTGCTCGGTGTAGTGTGGTGTCTGTGCAGTCGTATTGTTACAGCTGCTCACAGTGCTGGTTGCAGTGTGGTGTGTATCTGTGCAGTCGTGTTGTCTCAGCTGCTCACAGTGCTGTATTTTCAGAGCCTGCCAGAAGAGGAGCGAGACAGGGTTCTCACAGAGGAGAAGCTGGGAGGGAGCCGACTAGGGGTGGGGAATGCCGGGAGCCCTCACCGGGCCAAATCCCCTTCAGGCAAGGTGAGATACTGCGAATGTCAAACTGAGtgtttactgtatttcagtGGCTTTGGAAATATTAGATCAGTCTTAATCTGTGTCTAATAGTCATTCTTCTTTTCCACCTTTAACTTAGATGGTCTAAAGGTTAGAAGGAGAGAGCCATTAATGTCTAGTTCTTACTCTTGTTTACTGAaataattgtgatttttttaaataatattttataataataattgcttacacttatatagcgcttttctggacactccactgaaagcgctttacaggtaatggggattcccctccaccaccaccaccaatgtgcagccccacctggatgatgtgatggcagccatagtgcgccagaacgctcaccatacatcagtggggaggagagcagagtaaggaagccaattcatagatggggattattaggaggccatgattggtaagggccaatgggaaatttggccagaacaccagggttacacccctactcttttcgaaaaactgatttttcatgaccacagtcctcaggaccttggttttatgtctcatccgaaggacagcgcctgtttacagtatagtgtccccgtcactatactggagcattaggacccacatgggctgcagggtgagcgcccctacTGGGCCCACTAATAGCTCTTccggcagcaaccttagtttttcccaggaggtctcccatccaggtactgaaaaggctcacacctgcttagcttcagtgggttgccagttctgagttgcagagtgatatggctgctgaccgTATAATTTGGTCTTTTATGGTGTCTGTTATGATTTGGTGTTTGGTGTAattcatttaaactgttacGTTCAACACCAATAGTCTGGAGCACAGAACTTCATAGATCATGTATTTTGTTGTCATGTTAGGGCACTTGGCAAATGACTGGGTTTGAATTAAGTGCAGAAATTGTTGTCATTGTGCTTTACACTTCACAATGAGCTGCATTAGCTGCACCCAGTTATTGTAGTATGCTCACGCCTCACAGAATTAATTTTCAATGCTCCatttaagaaacaaaagtaaaaagaatatTAAGAAATTCCTCATTATGAAATATACATTAGTAAAATGTGTCATGATTTTTATTTCCAGGTTAAAAGCACTCTGCTAATGAGAGGTAACTCTGCTAACTGCTAGTAGGATTGTAAAATTGCTAATTGTTTTCAGTGCTACTACCCCTTTTGCATTTTTAGCTCTTTTGACCCATAATGTCTGAAACTAAAGCTGCAATTCAAAGTGTCAAAAATGTCAAGGCAAGGTGCCCTCATGGATTAAGATTAGAAGGGGAGTGGAGGCCACTGAGCTACCTGTGGCTGATATTGGTCACAGCCTGAGCatgttgtccactgagcattctTGCAAGACAAAGATAAGATTAGAGCGTCTGCACAGTCCAATTTTAGAGACCACCACATTATTCTGTTTCTTTATATAAGTGTTTTAGTGGCTATTGTGTGTATTGGAGCTTTTACAGATAATACAGGAACACACCTCTCGTGACATTGACACCATTTCTCTGGTGAGCAGCCCTGGCATTATAAGATAATAatatactaaaaaaaaacagatattgcCTTCCTTAGAAGAACCTTCCCTGCTCAGACAGAAGTtcagaaaatgtgaagaaaGGTTCCAGATCCTTCCCAGGGAGTTGACCTGCATGCTGTGTGTTCTGTGCCAGGAGAGGTACCGTGAGGCGGACAATGTGCCAGACCAGCGGGTACAGAGCCTGGTGAAGGACAAACATGATGGCAAGAAAAGGGTGCGGTTACCAGAGACGCCAAAGACGGCCGAGGAGATGTGGCAGCAGAGTGTCATCGGAGACTATCTCGCCAAGTACAGGGTGAGACTATGGGAGTGAAATACAGTGGTGTGTAATGTAGTCTTTATACAACCAATTTATTTAACCAGAGTATATTGGCTTCACCAACATGATTGggtagcctgttccacactcccacaaccctttgtgtaaagacgtttCTTGTAGTTTCAAGATGCACATGTCTGTATTGACTCCGCACATCCCATTGATGCTGATCTTCCCACCA is a window of Lepisosteus oculatus isolate fLepOcu1 chromosome 6, fLepOcu1.hap2, whole genome shotgun sequence DNA encoding:
- the ubtfl gene encoding upstream binding transcription factor, like isoform X4, coding for MEKRAKYAKIHPEMSNLDLTKILSKKYKELPEKKKLKYMQDFQEEKESFKKNMARFKEEHPDLIQERKKSDIPEKPKTPQQLWYNHEKKTYMKLHPDVSQKELKEALRRQWSQLSDKKRLKWISKALELQKDYEDRMKAYLEAHPECNAEEHVKSVLTKAERQLKDKFDGRPTKPPPNGYSLYCAELMVNMKDVPSTERMVLCSKRWKTMSQREKDMFQKRCEQKKKQYEIDLQRFLESLPEEERDRVLTEEKLGGSRLGVGNAGSPHRAKSPSGKERYREADNVPDQRVQSLVKDKHDGKKRVRLPETPKTAEEMWQQSVIGDYLAKYRNDRKKAQNAMESTWKAMEKKEKIPWIKKAAEDQKRYERELVEMRTPQSAQAQRKPKFDGEPKKPPVSGYQMFSQELLTNGELNHFSLKERMVEIGKRWQKLSQSQKDKYKKLVESQQAEYKAELEAWVKSLTPQERAVYKEFTSTKRRSSSKAGGPGAKVRVPGKGKAVGASARGLGAGGGRRALAYRSQETSDSEEEEKTDSSDSEEEEETSGSSESEEDEEENEEDEDDDEDEDDDEDEDDQSEATSSSSTEESSDSDSD